CTGAAGATCGATAGTGTTGGGATGTGGTTTGTGGATGAGAGAAAGAGATGCAGAGAGGGAGAGTTACGGAGAGGGGAGGCAGAGAAGGGAGGGAGAGATAAAGTGGTGGTGGAGATGAGGCAGAGAAGGGGGAGGAGAGATAAAGTGGTGGTGGAGGGGAGGAGATCGAAAAGGGGTAGTGTCGTAGTGGAGGGGAGGATAAAAATTGGgttttaatttataaaaaaataaacttcAAAATAAAAATGTAGACATATTAGAGATCAATAGGTGGCATAACCTATTATACTAGTTACCAACAGGTCAAGGACCATTTTGAGAAACTATCCccaaaagtttggattattaaaaaagaaCTGATATGTGGGATTATTTAAAGAAAATCACCAGGTTGGATAATTAGAACCAATTAACCCTAAAAACAATATGCTCCAAAAAAGGTTGAATacgatataaaaaaataaaattggcccaattttttaaaatttacaaaattaaaTGACTGGGTACCCGGAACCGGGACCCACAAGTCATGGTTCCAAGATTTTAGGAACTGGTTGTACTGGTTATGGGACTTTCGGCCGGGTAATCGGTCTTGCTCAGCCCTTGGCCGATCCAATGTCAACGTACGAGATGCTAAAGCAAATCATGTTTAGCAAGAAGCCTTTCTTCTTGCACGTAGAAGACCGAATGATATCAACAGCTTCCACGACTTCTCCAGCTCTCCGGCTACTCCTATCTTATAACCTCAATCCCATTCTAATGCATTTTCAACTTCCAACTCCCGTACATTTAGAAAACTTCAAAAGATATTTTAACGCCAATCggagaaataaattaaatcacAGTTTCTGATTCTTAACTAGCTAATATATTAAAACAAGAACTAGGAAACACGTTAACATACAATATTAGAAAGGCCAACCCAACCTATAACTGTATAAGTATAATTTCCTAGCTGGACACAAACCTATTTCCAATTATACTTCCTTCGCACATGAGAAATATAATTACCCTCAAATActagaaaaaaattaaacaaaataaatgTTCTCAGAGAAACCTACAGCCAATGTCAACGCACCAAGAAAAACAATAAAGTCAACAGCTAGAAGCAAATCCAACAACATTTTATCAACAAAATAGCAAATTTCAAGGCCTTGTTTGCGTAGTCAAAATTCTATTTGATGGACTAACACCATTTGAAAATTCTGGGCAACAGGTACTTCATAGTTCATGCAGAGAGGAAAAGGGGGGAAGTAACAATTAATAGTAATGCACAACAAGAAGAATAGAAAAAGAGGTTAAGAGGCATTGAGCTTTGCAATCATACGTAAAGTCCAAATCAGGATAACATGGCACCTTTTTCACATCGTAAAGAGATTAAAAGATACAAAGAGGGAGTTTAACTCTTATATCACATCACATGGCAGGTTTCAGGAAAAATGAAGAATTCAATCATAAAAATGCTAAGAagcttttatttatatttttaaaagcaCTTGGACCATTATTTCAGCTGCAGTTGTTCTGTTGAGGATTTTCTCTCAACTTTTGTTTGTTAGGTTGGTTAAGGTGGCTGTTAACTTAATTTCTGTAACAAGTAGGATTCTTGGGAAGCATGATACAGCTCCAAAGGAATAGGAACTGTGCTTTCCACATAGCTCTTTTTGAAAATTATAGAACCATGAAGGGGAAGTTTGGTTCATCACAACCTCTtagagaaaggaaaagaaacaagGGAAAAGAACCAAAAAAGGGAACTAAACATTATGTATGGTTCAACAGGATATAGACCCAATTCCCAATAACTTGTTAATCATGCGGAAAGAACCAACGAAGGGAAAATAAAGGAATGATGGCTTCTTAACCTTCAAGACAACCTAATAAGCACCACATAGTCACCATAACAACTACAACGGATACAGCTGTCTGCCCCTGTCATAAACTTCTCATTTTCTCCGGTACTGTTCTTAGACCACGCAATTTAGATGTCTATTTCACCACCATCTTCCAGATTCTATAGCCTTAGTGGTTGGTTTGTAGAGTCTCTCTCGCTCTATCTTTCTGATGGTTATATCTCATATTTAAtccttttcttttgattttgttatcAGGCTTTGTCGCCGGCATGTCGGACAGTGGTTAAGGATGGGCTCTGCTGATGAAAGTGGTGGTGAAAGGAGGTTAACGAAAATTCTGTGGAGGATTTCAGATTAATAAGAGTCAAAGTAGGAGAAAACGTtgacttggggggggggggggtcaagAATGGATTAGTACACTGAGCAATGATGATGCAAGAAAAGCCAGCGAGTCCGTCAAAAGTGATTTAATGCCAGCATATTTGAGATCGGGATTCACTGGAGATTGACGGGCACCTGAGATTTCAGATCAAAATCGCGAGCCGGTGGTACCCACAACGGGAGTGGAAGCTAGTTGCATACTTAGTGGTGGTGGGATGGTGTTTTTAATAACAGGTGAGGTGTGTAGATAAGAGTAGGAGAATTCAAGTCTTAAGGAAGGCGGGGAAAACAAGATGGCCCAATTTGTGGCAAATTGGAACTGAAACCAAAATATCTTCAACCGAACACTTCCAAAGGGAATCAAGGGAAAGCCGGAGAGGCTACCCTTTCCCTTTCTTGAAACCTCCCAAGTCCCAACCTAACAACTCCTTTAGTTAGCTGACACTTTAAATCGCCAAAATCTCTTGGTTCTACTTTGAAACGAAACACAGTACATTTCAAGCCATCCCAAAACTTCAAGAAGATAAAGTATTGAAGGCCCTGTTAAAAAGCTCCTCTTTCCTCATTCACTGCAGGAAATATCCCTCAGATACAAAGAAAGAAAACAATAACTCTATCACAAAAGAATGCTATTTTTCTAAAATAGAAATTACACTTCTCCAAACATCTCTTGTAAGTCGATCAAAACAATGCGATTAACAAAGCTCTCAACACATACAATTTAGTGAATTTACAATTTACTTAAAGGTCAACACAATGTTACCTGATTCACTAGTATGAGATTGGATACGGGCTAGCAATTCGCTTCCTAATTTGCTAAATTAGACCAAAATTGTACCGATTTCTTGTTATAATTCGCCTTTTCGGTTCGCGGTTCGTGGGGTGATTAGACAATTAGGTAATTAGTTCAACAATTATTTCCAGATGATTTTGGGCATTTGCATTTCTACTCTAAATGCAGTACGTTAAGTATATCATTCCTTATTTAGAAGAACTTTGGACTTTTCCTCGCAATCTCGCATCACAGATCATGTCTTAAATATATAATACAATTTTAGAAGCATGAGCTGTATGCCTGCATCCAATCATATTATTCAAACTTTTATCTCCCCTACTTATTCCTCCCTTTTCATATCCCCTTATCCATAATGAGAAGACGCTCCTTGATCTTTAGCCACTGGTTTATTTTCACAGGAAATAGCAACTTTCCACGTATTATTCAAGCTCCTGATAGGTCCAAAAAATCATACACAACCAATCTTTAACACTAAGGTCAAAGCCTCAAGGAGTTGTAGGAACTACATCGGCGCTGATATAAGGGGTGGTAGTCTGGCAGATGGGTCGACTCGGTGGAGGCAGTAGTAGTTGCTGTTagcatttgaatatttgatgaCTGAGAGATGAGGCAGTGGTCAGGAGGTAATTATCTCTAGGGAACAGTAGGGGAACCTAGTACCCCCTCTTGAAAGTGATACATTATCCACCCTAACTTGGTTCCCATTTTACATGTTAATCCCCCTTTTTCATTCCAAGCATGGCCTAGTTTGCAGATTAACTTATCTATGGATCTGATTTTTTAAATCTGCCAGAACCTGGTATATTATATTCATCTGAATGCAAAACCAAAAAGGATGAGCTTTGAACCATCGGAAAGGAATCATACTAACCATTTTTACCAGCAGTAACAAAAGTGTCGACATATTCATGGGCTGTGAGCCAAACTGCAAGGATTACCAATCCAAGGACAAAACCACCAATGATATCAATCAAACTGTGCATCCCAAGGTAGATTCTTCCTAACAAGAAAAATCAATTTCAGCTTCAGGATATGATTTCAGGAAAAACTAGTGATTGTACCACATGTACGTTCATCTCAACACATACCAAATGCTATAAGGCCAACAAACAAGCAAACCATAGCGAAGCCAACAAAAACTTCAGGGCCAACACTTGTGTTATACGATATAACATAATACAAAAGGTACCTGTAGATCACAAGAAACGAGTAgaaaaaattattcaacctaCATGGACAATTTAAAGAGAATAAGATTCAAGTGCAGTCTGTCTTTCATAAAAGAAGGGTTAAAGAACACCCTTGTCAAGCTAATGGTACTAAAAAAATATAGGACATATGTCACTATTGTTTGAACATTGAAGTGAAAATATTGTTCCTAACACCCAATAAACGTTATCCCTTAACATATCAGGGAAGTTCTTAAGAGTTAAGGCATGTTAGGAGTCAACATCATTTTACCTGCATTATTATCCTCTGCTAATAAAGAGGGTTGTAGCATACAACTTTCTAATGCAAACATCACAAATAGCATGTATTCTTATCAGTCAACAACTAAACGTCTCACTCCTTAATATAATATTGGCTCTGATCAAAGACTAAAGGCTCTTTGGGTTTGATAGATAGTAAATAATAACGAAATATTTGTAATTTAACAATGAAACGCCACCATAAGTGAGGCATTATATTGCCTTCTAAAATGTTCAAAGTGATGCATTTCCATAAGCAAGCATGTTCAATTCTTTTAAATTTCAGTTACTTTGCTTACCAACTATTTCCACTCCCCTGCGTGGAAATAAGATATGACTCAAATTCAACATTGCACTATTGCTTATCCTACGGCAAGCTCCCTCAAGAGACAAATCCCAAAAGTAGATAAAAGTAAGGTGATGATAATAAGCAGCTACAATACATTACATTATGAGCCTTtctggaatttggacttgagaGCAGTGAATAAATCGGCATTTGTGAATTGTGACAACTAAAGTTATTAGGGAAAACAACTAGCAGGAAACTTAGAAAGGTTATAATTACCCCGATAAGCAAACAGTGTTTAGGGTATGAGATGAAGGCAACCCATATTCTTGTGCATTCTCTTCTTCATCTTTCGTAGCAATCAATCTCCTAACAGGTGGGCAGCTCGGCCTCGGAGCCGAAATCATATCCTATATACACACACAATTGCATCAAAAACCTATATTACTCACACATTTAGTTAATTTCAAATAGAACTCTACCTTTATACAATTTCCAACATAATCACAGAAGGCCATTAAAAGTGTCATTTGCCTTGCTAACTTCCCATGTCCACTCTGCAATATTTCCATCCACAGCAAAAACCCATTAATCAAAATTACTTCTACAAATTCCCATTAattcataaacaaataaatttaaGTAAAAAAATCATACCCAAAAAAGCAGTGGAAGGAAACCAGTGTAGAATGGCACAGAAACAACACATGATACCACAGAAAATAAAGCATCCAAAACTTTGTGTTGGGATTTCTGAAATTTCACCAAAAAATCACCTAAAAAATCATTACCCACTTCACAACAATCGAAAACACAAAATTTAAcccaaaaaaaatagagaaaataaaAACCTGTATCTGAAGAACAAGGGGTATGCCAGTTTTAACATGGTGTATAACCCAAGGTTGTAAGATTGATCTAATCTTTCGGGTTAAATCCAAAAACGATGAAATTATAATCCATGCCACAATTCCACTCAAAGTTGCAGCTTGCCATGTGGGTATCTTCTCCATTCTATCTCCTCTCCTGAAAAATTTCAGagcaggaggaagaagaagaagaagaagaagaagaagaagaagaaaatcaaGTTATTGTTGGGTAAACTATGACGTTTGCAGTGCTACAAAAATGGGTATTTAATTACAACTACAAAATTAGATATGCAATTAGTAATTACTTCGTAGAATTTTGTAGGGTTTTACTAAAAAGAGAGATTGGGGGCCATGATCCATGACATTTTCCTGAATTCGTTGGATTTTTGGCTGGCAATAGCTAAAAGTTAGGCTATGAAAAGGACAACTTTGTGAGAACTGAGAGAAAGCAACTTCTAGGAATCTAGAAATCGATTAATTATGGGTGTTGTGGTTTATGGAATCAAGAGGTAATTAAGAAAGGATAGTTGTTAACAATTGGGGTTTAGAGAGTGGGACAATATTGACATTGGACTAATTATTCTTGTTGTTAGACCTACTTTGACGATCCAAGGTTGATGTTGAAAAGTTTATTGGGCGGAGTAGATTGAATAACAGAATAGACACGAGGGTGGAGAGGCTCATCTCAGAATATGTATTTAGCAAATACATTTCATCCCATAAATCGACGAAATAgggataaaacaagcattaaaacaTATGTCATTTTCAAAGAACAAATGtcatttttcaaaaacagatgtcatttttcgaaaattttgattttgttctttagTGTTTGTCTTTAGCTTATTTTGTCGTTTTGTTGGCTGATAtattttttgtaaaaacataCTTCCTATCTGATATGGGAATATACTTCTTCGAATAGACACTTGTATTTTACCGCTCTCTTTAAAAATGAGAGTTGTTTTATTTTCGTAGATCGATGTCGGATGGCTAATTATTAATGATACTAGAtctagcccgtgcgatgcacgaattttattaaattgttaagttcaaataatataccaactgctatgttttatatttttattagattagttttttattttggattaaatttcattttagatttatttttttaattattagagtgtttgattttgggtaaaattgtatatgcgtaacattagtaattaataaataaaaatatctatatgacacttaattatttatctacgtggcactcgacttttttaattcaaaaatgatttcgaaatcttattttcattggccgaaaccatttgATTTTCCATGTGGCGCtttattattgaattagtgtttgattttgggttgaattttattttagattaatgtttggttttagatgaattttattttagatttattttttaatttattagagtgcttgattttggatggagttgtatatattagtaattaattaattaattaaaatatctacgtggcactcgatttttataattcaaaaataaattagaaatctatTTTTCATTGGTCAAAACCATTAGATTATTTTTCtctgtaaaaaacaaaaaacaaacagAGCTTCGCTCTCTAGGTTTTCTAGAGCCTCTCTTCTTCCTCCTCAATTTCTTTCTTAGGTCTTGTTCTTTAGAGATGAACTGAACAGAAATTAACAGAACATAATTGAACTGGACTGAATGCtcttgaactgaacttaaccgaacttaactgaactaaaTGTTActgaattaaaataaataataaagaataGAAACACAACCCCCTCGCAAGAAAGGGTTGCTCTCCCTCGCAAAAAAAAGGAACCCTAATTGCTTTGACGGTTGGTTTCTCCGGCCACTATGGATGATGTTCTGACTGAAAAAATGTGATCAGTTAGCGCTCGACAACGAGAAAGATGATGTCCTAGTTTTGGGTAGTAATTGCATCAACGGAGACAGATGAAAAGGTTTCCCTAATGCTAGTTGGAAGACTACTAATGGACAAACCCTTCAATTTCGATGCTTTCAAACGTTACGGGCGATGACGAGAAAGTTAGTGTGCAACATTGGTCCTTACTTATTTGTATTTCAATCCTTTCATTGGCGTGACATGTAGAAGGTATTGACAGGCCGACCATGGTGTTTTGACCAACAATTGCTAATTTTGAACGAAGTATCGGGTGACGAACAACCAACAGAGGTGCCTTTAAATCACTCTCCTTTCTGGGTTCGTATTCGCAATTTACCGTTCAATTGTCGGTCGAACGATCATGTGAAAGCGGTAGCCTCTTGCTTGGGAGAACTAGTAGAAGTAGAGGATGATGACATTGGAATTGATAAATATTGTAGGGTGAGAGTTATCCTGGATGTGAGGAAGCCtttaaggaagaagaagaagaacatTAAAAACAGGAAGGGGGACGAGGTAGAAATTGTATTTCGGTATGAGCGTATTCCGTTCTTCTGCTTCTTGTGTGGTGTTTTAGGGCATAGTGAAAGATATTGTAACAATGTGTCGGAGGAGGATAGGAAAAAGGGTTTCAAATGGGGAATCTATCTTCGAGCTTCACCCCATAAGGGGAGGATGCAACTGCTCGAGGAAGTGGAGACCGTGAAAGCAACGAAGAAGGTTCTATTTGTTCCTAAGACGGTGAGGCAACTATCACAAACTTTGGTGGTAAATGAGTCTAATGTGTCGGTGTTGAAGGGTGTAAGTGAAGTGGGAGGGGGTAAAGATTTCAAATTCCTATGTGGAGATAACTGCTTCGAAGACATCGGTTAACACAGAGGTGCTAGCTCCCCTTTTTGATGTAGCTGCGAACTTTAATGGTGACGACCTTGAAAATATTGTGGATGTTGAGGCTGCAGGTGAGAACAATGGAGGGAGTCCTACAGAATCCATCATTTTCTCTGTAGGACTTTCGGAAAAAAAAGGGGAGGTTTAGAAGGATAAAAAAAAGGGTTTTGTTGGG
This genomic stretch from Spinacia oleracea cultivar Varoflay chromosome 3, BTI_SOV_V1, whole genome shotgun sequence harbors:
- the LOC110801227 gene encoding lipid phosphate phosphatase delta, producing the protein MEKIPTWQAATLSGIVAWIIISSFLDLTRKIRSILQPWVIHHVKTGIPLVLQIQKSQHKVLDALFSVVSCVVSVPFYTGFLPLLFWSGHGKLARQMTLLMAFCDYVGNCIKDMISAPRPSCPPVRRLIATKDEEENAQEYGLPSSHTLNTVCLSGYLLYYVISYNTSVGPEVFVGFAMVCLFVGLIAFGRIYLGMHSLIDIIGGFVLGLVILAVWLTAHEYVDTFVTAGKNVTTFWAALSFLLFFAYPTPEVPTPSFEFHTAFNGVAFGIVSGVQQTYNQFHHEDVPRLFTANLAAPTFIRRVLVGIPTILLVKYCSKALAKWVLPVAFNTMGIPIRSTTYLPALKGSTTAKKSNKTKQQSGYLQKIFSSYENSFDIDTGIRFIQYAGLAWSVVDLVPSLFSQLNL